In Flavobacterium sp. N3904, one DNA window encodes the following:
- a CDS encoding sensor histidine kinase, whose amino-acid sequence MPEFREMKPPNGFSYPKMSHPLGKEMINNKMFKKDQPLFFKIAPSFFYILIIAISTIIKILSEFYNDQQNKLIAESQRTTTELNYLRKQTNPHFLFNALNSIYSLAHKKSDLVPDAIVTLSEMMRYMLYETDNKSVLLEKELDYIKNYIDLQKLRLNTIENITINIHGDTKNKFIEPLLLISFIENAFKYGTDYKGAAFVKIKITIEENILDFWVENKIENSKKDPENSGIGLSNIKNRLTLLYPNAHQLTLTTTETLYKVHLNLKLDQILI is encoded by the coding sequence ATGCCTGAATTTCGTGAAATGAAACCGCCAAATGGCTTTTCTTATCCCAAAATGAGCCATCCATTAGGCAAGGAAATGATAAACAATAAGATGTTCAAAAAAGACCAACCCTTATTTTTTAAAATTGCACCTTCTTTCTTTTATATTTTGATTATTGCTATTAGTACCATAATCAAAATATTGTCGGAATTTTACAATGACCAACAAAACAAATTAATTGCAGAAAGTCAAAGAACAACGACAGAATTAAACTATTTAAGAAAACAAACAAACCCCCATTTTTTATTCAATGCACTCAATAGCATTTATTCCCTGGCTCACAAAAAATCAGATCTAGTACCCGACGCTATTGTTACTCTGTCTGAAATGATGCGGTATATGCTGTATGAAACCGATAATAAATCGGTTTTGCTTGAAAAAGAATTAGACTATATAAAAAACTATATTGACTTACAAAAACTAAGACTTAATACTATTGAGAACATAACGATAAACATTCATGGGGACACCAAAAACAAGTTTATCGAACCTTTGCTTTTAATATCATTTATCGAAAATGCTTTTAAGTACGGAACCGATTATAAAGGGGCTGCATTTGTTAAAATCAAAATTACAATCGAAGAAAATATATTGGATTTTTGGGTCGAAAACAAAATAGAGAATAGTAAAAAAGATCCTGAAAATTCTGGAATTGGACTTTCGAATATCAAAAATAGACTTACTTTGCTATATCCAAACGCACATCAACTGACTCTTACAACTACAGAAACATTGTATAAAGTGCATTTGAATTTAAAATTAGATCAAATTCTTATTTAA
- a CDS encoding LytR/AlgR family response regulator transcription factor, protein MKCVIIDDEPLAVDLLVEFVGKIDSLELVTTFTNAIDAISIINQSNIDLIFLDIEMPHFSGIDFINAIEKKPLIIFTTAYSNYAVEGFNLGAVDYLVKPIPFNRFLKSVLRAQQIFNPQNIPTANPVVSIPEIEHDFMFVRAEYENVKLNFADILFIEGLKDYVKIYTTDNKYTLTLISLIKLENLLSSKGFARIHRSYIINIKHVKSIQKNKVLIAEKRIPISESYKTTFFEKINL, encoded by the coding sequence ATGAAATGTGTAATTATAGATGACGAACCATTGGCAGTTGATTTACTGGTAGAATTTGTTGGAAAAATTGATTCACTTGAACTTGTTACTACATTTACAAATGCTATTGATGCAATTTCAATTATAAATCAGTCCAATATCGATTTAATTTTTTTAGATATCGAAATGCCTCATTTTTCAGGGATTGACTTTATCAATGCCATCGAAAAAAAACCATTAATCATATTTACAACTGCTTACTCCAATTATGCTGTTGAAGGTTTCAATCTTGGTGCTGTAGATTATTTAGTAAAACCAATTCCTTTTAACCGTTTTTTAAAATCCGTTTTACGCGCTCAACAAATCTTTAACCCTCAAAATATTCCAACTGCAAATCCCGTTGTATCCATTCCGGAAATTGAGCATGATTTCATGTTTGTACGAGCTGAATATGAAAATGTAAAATTAAATTTTGCCGATATTTTATTTATAGAAGGATTGAAAGATTATGTCAAAATATACACTACCGATAATAAATATACCTTGACATTAATTAGTTTGATAAAATTGGAAAATTTACTCTCCTCCAAGGGTTTTGCAAGAATTCATCGTTCCTATATAATCAATATAAAACATGTGAAGTCCATCCAAAAAAACAAAGTTTTAATTGCCGAAAAAAGAATTCCAATAAGTGAAAGTTACAAAACGACTTTCTTTGAGAAGATAAACCTATAA
- a CDS encoding DUF4907 domain-containing protein — translation MQKDQNLKVESIKIKSGWGYIITNDKKIIIKQNIIPVISQQKSFETEKEALQVGKLVLQKLEANSSPTITKNDLILLKIKM, via the coding sequence TTGCAAAAAGACCAAAATTTAAAAGTAGAAAGTATAAAAATTAAATCTGGTTGGGGTTATATAATTACAAATGACAAAAAAATAATTATAAAACAAAACATAATTCCTGTTATTAGCCAACAAAAAAGTTTTGAAACCGAAAAAGAAGCATTGCAGGTAGGAAAATTAGTTTTACAAAAATTAGAAGCAAATTCATCCCCCACTATTACAAAAAATGATTTAATTTTATTAAAAATAAAAATGTAG
- a CDS encoding Kelch repeat-containing protein: MKHFKKGIFYSTLLVSLILIGCSNDDDEDKLGNWIKKSAFDGPARSSATGFVIGTYAYVTTGYTGDEYLSDLWAYNSEGDFWEQKADFIGVARSSGAGFELDGKGYVGLGYDGTNKLKDFFEYNPDTNSWTQKADFAGTARYGAVGFQVGGKAFLGTGYDGNYLKDFYQFNPTENSWTQVNGFSGNKRRNATVFVIDNIAYLGTGINSGVNQSDFWAFDPSTDVWTRKRDLDDDEEDHDTYSIKRSNAVSFSLDGLGFVACGESSKTVWEYNPNTDIWKEKTSLEGSGRSDAIGVSFASNKAFIMLGKSGTSYFDDVWEFKPKDEQSDDDN; encoded by the coding sequence GTATATTTTACAGCACTTTGCTGGTTAGTTTAATTTTAATTGGCTGTAGCAATGACGATGATGAAGATAAACTAGGAAACTGGATAAAAAAATCAGCATTTGATGGCCCAGCAAGATCAAGCGCAACAGGTTTTGTGATAGGAACTTATGCATATGTCACCACAGGATATACTGGTGACGAATATCTATCTGATTTATGGGCTTACAATTCTGAGGGGGATTTTTGGGAACAAAAAGCAGATTTCATAGGAGTTGCAAGAAGTTCTGGTGCTGGTTTTGAGTTAGACGGAAAAGGCTATGTGGGTCTTGGTTATGATGGCACCAATAAATTGAAAGATTTTTTTGAATACAATCCAGACACAAATAGCTGGACACAAAAAGCAGACTTTGCAGGAACTGCCCGTTATGGAGCAGTTGGTTTCCAAGTTGGTGGAAAAGCTTTTCTTGGAACAGGATATGATGGCAATTATTTAAAAGATTTCTATCAATTCAATCCAACAGAAAATAGCTGGACACAAGTCAACGGATTTAGCGGGAACAAACGAAGAAATGCAACAGTTTTTGTAATTGACAATATAGCCTATTTGGGCACCGGAATTAATAGCGGCGTCAATCAATCCGATTTTTGGGCATTTGACCCAAGTACTGATGTTTGGACACGCAAAAGAGACCTAGACGATGACGAAGAAGACCATGATACATATTCAATTAAAAGATCTAATGCTGTAAGTTTTTCTCTTGATGGCTTAGGGTTTGTAGCTTGTGGAGAAAGTTCGAAAACAGTTTGGGAATACAATCCAAACACTGACATTTGGAAAGAAAAAACTTCATTAGAAGGTTCAGGCAGATCTGATGCTATAGGGGTTTCGTTCGCATCGAATAAAGCTTTTATTATGCTAGGAAAATCAGGGACTTCCTATTTTGATGATGTATGGGAATTTAAACCAAAAGACGAACAAAGTGATGACGATAATTAA